AGGGAAGGACGGCACAACGGTGGAGCTTGCACAACGTGACGGCAAATGGAGCATGAGCAAGCCACAGCCTTACCCGTTAAACGGATATACCATAGACAATTGGTTGGCTGCGATTCTGGATGTGAAGCTGGGTGAAACGGTGGAATCTTCTCCGAAGGACGTAGCCAAGTACGGAATCAGCGCTACCGATGACCGGATAGAGATCAAGACCAGGAAGGGCGATGTGCATACCTTTGCCTTCGGTGAAACGCTACCTTCGGGAGATGCTGCTTATGTTTTATCAGATAAAAAAGAGGTAGCTTCCGTACCTATCGATACACTTTCGGGATTGCTGCTGGGTACTGCTGATTTTACAGATACAACACCGTTCGACTGGGATGATGCCAAGCTAAGCGGAATAGAGTGGGAGGGCCAGAAGGCCTCATGGATGCTTAGGTCCTCCGGTAACAGCCAAGCCGGAGACAGTGCTTCTACCTCCTGGACGCTGAACGGAAAGTCAATAGCGAGTGATACGGCGACCTCCTTGTCGCAGCAAATCAAAAACCTGGCCAGCAATCAGTCCCTGCGCAAAGCCTCCGAGCTGAGCAAGCCTGTTCACCGCTTTACGCTGAGCGTATCGCTGGATCAGGATGATTCCCAACTGGTCTATCAGGGCTGGACGCTTGCCGATGATCCGAATACTGTATGGGTCGTACCTCCACAAAGCAACTGGGCTTATGGCCTGCCAGTGGCTGACGTGAACCGTATCGAACAAAATGGGCACGACCAGGCTCAAACTAAAAAATGATGATTTTGATTTATATGAATGAACCAAGAGGCTCCAACGGCGAATCATCGTCGGCTGGAGCTTCTTTGTGCTCGTTATTCATCAGGTTTACTGCTTTTGGAAGAAGGAGTGCCGTATATAATGAAGGTAAATTAAAAGAACCCTATACAACCGCTTGAAGAAATAGTATAATAAATAAGAACAAATGTTCTTGTTTTGGTTGTGAAATGTGTTCTCAAATTACCCTATAATATGAGGATTTTAAAGGGCTAAATCCAAACAGAAAGGGTGATTTATCATAAGTGAATGTCAGCTAACATTGGTTGAACAATACCGAAAGAAATTGTACCGCATTGCTTGGAGAATTCAATATCGTGCGCGTGTACAAACCAATCATGAATTTGTAATGGAAAAGAACGAAGCCGTCGGTACTCCCTCTTTTACAGACTCTGTAAACTCTAAAATGTATACTCTACAGCTCATCAACTCTCTACCGTCTGAGATCGGCAAAACCATCATCTTTGGCCTTTACATACTAGACAAAACCGAAGCACAGATTGCAGGAGAGTTAAAGCTATCCCAACAGGCGGTGAATAAATGGAAAAAGAAAATGCTCAAGGAACTATCTCGGATGCTGAGTTCATCCAACTGCTCAATTTAGCACGAAGTGGGGATCAGGAGGCCATGTTCAGGATACTTCAATTGTTCGAGGAAGACATTCAGAAAACCAGCCGGTATATCCGTATGTCCCGTGAGGATGCCGTTCAAAGTATTATGACTGATTTTATCGAAGAATTACGGCAATAATGACAGAGGCAATAATGACAAATAGCAAAAAGGTGGCCAATGGATATGATAAGCTTGCAAAATCTGACGATTAGACACATGTTAAAAAGCCTGAAATCGCTCATATGGGTCTGCTTCCTGTCATGAACAGGCGCAGCCCCATATGATAAAGAGCGTTCTCAGGCTTTTAATATTTCAGAATAAATTAATGTACATACTTATTTCCGTCAGCATCAATATAGATGGATTGAACTGCCGTGCGGCGGTAAGGATAGCCGGCTTCCGTCGTGCCGTTAATTTCATAGGTTACGGAATAAAGACCGGGCTTGTCCGCTTTGGAAAGCTCGATTTGTCCGGTAGGGTTAACGGTTTTTTGCTGTAACGTCAAACCCTTGGGCGCTAAAGGGGTTCCTTGCTGCGGGTCACCGTAGTATTGAACCTGGTAAGTGACTTGTGTAACGGTGTTTGTGCTGTCTTTAGAATCTTGTGGTTCCAGATTCAGCTTCGGACCGACTGCATTGAACTTGTATTTTAGTTCAGGCACCTGAACGGCATGATAGCGAGCGATCAGGAGATACGCTCCTTGGTCAGCAAGCGTGACGTTCAGTTTATAGGCACCCGGTTTTGGATTTTGAATGACGGCGTTATGATGCCAGGCACCAGCAAAAATTTCGTCATCATAACCTGCTTTCAGATTAATGATCTCGCGGGTACCGTCAGGCTTGATCAGCTCAAGCTGACTTACACGTTTATCGCTGATCCAGTCCAGATCAATGGATTTGACACCATTTTCAATGGTGAGGATTTCGGAGGCTTTTCCATTATAGTCTCCGCCGCGGATAAAGTATGAATTGTCGATCTCACTGTAGGAGGATTGTAAAGCAGAAGCAGTCAGGGCAGATGCTGCTGAAAGTGCCTCAGCTTCCTGATTCAATGCTGGAGTGTTCGCTTGGAGGTAGGGTTGGATCAGGGAGAAGACGTAGGAGCCTGTACGAACCTTGGCATGATCCCAGGGTCCGACTTTGACCACACGTCCACCGGGAAGCTTGGCATTGTCGACGGTGACTACTCCATCATTTTTGCCAAAGGTTGAGAGGTAAAGTCCGCCCAGTATGTAGGAAGCGGTGCCGTCGGACCAGCTATCACCAGCAAACGTGAAGAATGGAATTGTAGTCGCGTTGCTGAGTGCATCGGTCTTCGATCGGAAATACTTCATATAAGATGTTTGTAAAGTAGAGGTGCCGGGATTCTGGGAGCCGATGATATCTGCCAGCCATCCGGCCCAACTGCTGTAGGCGAGGTCTGCAAGTTGTGAGCCATGATGAGGACTGCTGAGGGTGATGACACGTTGTACATAGGGGGCGGCTCCGTTATATACGAGAGCGGTTTGAGTATCTACTCCACCTTTGCTGTGGGCGATGACGATGAGCTTTTTTCCAAAGTGATTACTAATGACCTTGATTTTGTCGGCTAGAAGCTTGCCATTGTCCCACATATCCTGTGAGGTGCCGTTGGCATCGTACAGATTAATGGTGGCCGTCTGGTATCCGGCGTCACGTGCGCGCTGAAGCATATCGTTGTTATTCTTGGTCCAGACTTCAGCGCTGCTGTTCAAACCATGTACAAACAATAGTGCGGGCTTGGCAGGATCAATGCGATTAGGTGGCGGGCCTTCTGCCCAGCTCCCGGGGGCTTCTTTCGGGGGTTCAGGTGTAGTGGAGCCTGCAAAAGCGTCAACGGGGACAAGGGTGACAGATAATAAAAAAATAAGCATTAAAACGGTGATCTTTCTCAAGCTTGAATCCTCCTTTTGTAAAATAAAGTATTTTTCCCAACCTATTATACCTGCCATCTTGTGGTAAACCATCAATTCTATTTCATATTTACATTAAAATTTTATTTTTTCAGTCATTTTTTAGTCAGGATATCCCTAGGATTCATGGCGCATGCTATTCTCGTCACACATTTTATATGTATGGAGGATGAGTTCATGCCAGGAACTAAGAAGATCATCAGTTTGACGATTTCTGCTGCTTTACTTGCCAGCATGGCTACTTTGACAGGGTGTGGGACTGCGAAAAACGTCCGTACGAACGCTACCCGCTATAACGTGCAAAGCACACGTCCTTTGGATGGTGTGAACCGTATTGATGGTGTAAATCGTTATGGTGTGGATGGTGTAAACCGCATTGATGGTGTGAACCGTTATGGGGTTAGGTCCAACGGTGTGGACGGGGTGCCATTGAACCCGAACACCAATGTTCCCGGACATCCAGTTCGTAATTTGAAAGTCGATCGCAATTTGTCCAAGCGTATAGCCGAGTTGCCGGATGTTAAATCTGCGACCGTACTGGTTGGTGATCGCAATGCTTATGTAGCGGTTTCCCTGAAGGACCATGCCAACGCAACTGGTGTGGGTACTCCAAGCGCCACCAGTACTCAGCATTACAGAAATGCACCGAGCGTGAGTGGTGTTAATGGTACGCGCGGGGGCTATACAACAGGTACCACTACGCCCGGAGTGACAGATGGGGTTACCGGATACGGAACACCTGCGCGTCGTGGTGACGGATTATACGGCACAATGGGTACAGGTTCTTATGGTATGATTCGTGGCTTGACCGACGGTACCCGCACAGATGGCACTACAGTTCAGGGTGCACGAACTGCGTATGAGCCTAGCACGCTGACCGAAGCGGTCAAAAGTAAAATTTCCCACAAGGTTAAGCAATTTGCGCCGTCGATTCAACAGGTGTATGTATCAGCCAACCCTGATTTTATCAAGCATAGCACCGACTTTGCACGCAGTGTACAAAGTGGTCATCCGATCAAAGGAATGAGTACCCAATTGGTGGATATCATTCAACGCGTTTTTCCAACCCCTGCGGCTGGTACGAACCGTCCAATTACATCACCAACACGTCCACAAAATTATACGCCTGCACCTATGAATTATCGCTAATTTACAACATATGTATAATGCCAAAAAAAAGCTATCCATTTCGGCGAATGCGCCGACGGATAGCTTTTTGGTTTGGTGGAATGATATAAATTATTGGCGCATTCCTTTAATCCATACGCCCTGCAGATTTAGATCGGCATCCAGCAACAGGATGTCTGCTTGCTTGCCTACTTCTAGCGATCCTGTCCGATCGTGAATATTCAGGGATTGAGCCGGATTCAGGCTGGCCATTTGTGATGCTTCGGGGATACTCAAGCCCACCTGTTGAACCAGAAAACGAAAGCCTTCAATCATGGTCAGTGTGCTTCCCGCCAAGGTGACTCCATCCTCCAGTCGTGCCACACCATCCTGTACGATTACTGGCACATCACCAAGCGTGTAGTGTCCATCTTCCAACCCGGTGGCGGACATGGCATCGGTAATTAAAATGAGATTATGATTCTGCTTTAACTTGGCGAGTAGAGAAATGGCGGCAGGATGCACGTGAATGCCGTCCGCGATGACCTCTGCTTCAATGCGCGGATCAGCAAGTACCGCTCCAGCGGCTCCCGGCTTGCGGTGATGCAGCGGAGTCATGGCATTGAACGCATGCACGGCATGGTTCAGGCCCGCCGCCGCTGCCTGCTCCACCTCTTCATACGTGGCATCCGTATGACCCAGAGCGGCAGTAATATCATGGCTGCGCAGCCATGTAATCAGTTCCAGCGCGCCTTCCCGTTCGGGTGCAAGCGTCAGCTGGCGAACAAGGCCCGGGTAGCGCTGCTCCCATTCTGCCATCCACGCGAGATTCGGAGGCACGATGTGTTGCGGGTTTTGTGCTCCCGGCCAGTTCGGACTAATGAATGGGCCTTCCAGATGCACGCCCTCCAACTGCGCATGGGGCATAGGCTGTGCCATATAGGCGTGAACCTCACCCAGCACCCGGTCAATTTGCTCCTTGGGTGCGGTCATCGTGGTAGCCAGCATGGCGGTCGTTCCTTGCGAGCCGTGAAAGGAGGTGATCGTATCCAGTACTCTTGGGCTGGAGTCCATAAAATCCTCGCCGTTACCGCCGTGAACATGAATGTCAATAAAGCCCGGCAGCAGATAGCCGCCTTCCAGACGAACCATGCTTGCCGCTTCAGCTGTACCATCTGTATGACTTGCCTTGTCTACGGATGTCCAATCCGCAGGCAAATCCTCCTCTGAACCCGCATATACAATGGATTGCCCCTGAATAACGACAACCCCTTTTTCAATCATGTCGTTCCCGACGACGACCTGTCCATACAGCAGCTGAGTTATGCTGCCACTCGATTCATCTGAGTTCAATTAAACCAACCTCCTGCTTCCTGATCCAGTAATATAAGCACGTTGGGATGGCATTGCAGCAGGGAAGCCGGACATTCTGTCGTGACGGGTCCAGTTAAAGCCTGCTTTATAATGTCAGCCTTATCCGCACCAAAAGCCACCAGAACAATTTGCTTTGCCTTTAAAATCGTGCCTACTCCCATCGTAATTGCTTGCTTGGGTACAGCGTCTATATGGCCAAAAAATCGGGCATTTGCCGTACGCGTTCTTTCTTCCAAATCGACAACATGTGTGGACCCAGTCAAGCTGCGACCGGGTTCGTTAAAGCCAATATGACCATTATGACCAATGCCGAGCAATTGGAGATCCACGTGCCCATGATCCAGAATGGCTTGCTCGTGTGCTGCACATTCTGCTGCCAAATCTAATGCATTCCCATCAGGTACGCGCGTATGGGCGATGGGAATGTCGATATGCTGGAACAGGTGTTCATTCATAAATCTGCGATAGCTCTGCGGGTGATCCTGGGAAAGGCCGACATATTCATCAAGATTGACAGCAAAGGCTCGTGCAAAACTGACCTGTCCCTTGCGGTACATATCTGCAAGATGTTGGTAAATACCAATAGGCGTACTACCGGTAGCTAGACCAAGCATGGCCTGCGGTTTGGTTAGCAGCAAGCCGGCGATTACAGCGGCGGCAGTAGCGTTCAGGTCCTCACGGCTGTTAAAAATGCGTATGTTCATCTTAGTGGCCCCCTGGTTGTTTTTTGAGCTTGCTCACTTGTTGATATGAACCTTCCAATCTCGGAATATATTTGTCAAAATCCGTGCTCACCATACCTGTAAACAGGATATCTATGATATGAAGCTGGGCGATACGGGACGCCATATCTCCTCGCCGCATTCCTTCCTCCAGCGAAGAGGAAAACAGAGCAATATCCGAAATCCCGGCCAGCGTATTGTTGCCGAAGGAGG
This DNA window, taken from Paenibacillus kribbensis, encodes the following:
- a CDS encoding YhcN/YlaJ family sporulation lipoprotein, whose translation is MPGTKKIISLTISAALLASMATLTGCGTAKNVRTNATRYNVQSTRPLDGVNRIDGVNRYGVDGVNRIDGVNRYGVRSNGVDGVPLNPNTNVPGHPVRNLKVDRNLSKRIAELPDVKSATVLVGDRNAYVAVSLKDHANATGVGTPSATSTQHYRNAPSVSGVNGTRGGYTTGTTTPGVTDGVTGYGTPARRGDGLYGTMGTGSYGMIRGLTDGTRTDGTTVQGARTAYEPSTLTEAVKSKISHKVKQFAPSIQQVYVSANPDFIKHSTDFARSVQSGHPIKGMSTQLVDIIQRVFPTPAAGTNRPITSPTRPQNYTPAPMNYR
- a CDS encoding helix-turn-helix domain-containing protein, with the protein product MEKENAQGTISDAEFIQLLNLARSGDQEAMFRILQLFEEDIQKTSRYIRMSREDAVQSIMTDFIEELRQ
- the nagB gene encoding glucosamine-6-phosphate deaminase, giving the protein MNIRIFNSREDLNATAAAVIAGLLLTKPQAMLGLATGSTPIGIYQHLADMYRKGQVSFARAFAVNLDEYVGLSQDHPQSYRRFMNEHLFQHIDIPIAHTRVPDGNALDLAAECAAHEQAILDHGHVDLQLLGIGHNGHIGFNEPGRSLTGSTHVVDLEERTRTANARFFGHIDAVPKQAITMGVGTILKAKQIVLVAFGADKADIIKQALTGPVTTECPASLLQCHPNVLILLDQEAGGWFN
- a CDS encoding esterase/lipase family protein, which encodes MRKITVLMLIFLLSVTLVPVDAFAGSTTPEPPKEAPGSWAEGPPPNRIDPAKPALLFVHGLNSSAEVWTKNNNDMLQRARDAGYQTATINLYDANGTSQDMWDNGKLLADKIKVISNHFGKKLIVIAHSKGGVDTQTALVYNGAAPYVQRVITLSSPHHGSQLADLAYSSWAGWLADIIGSQNPGTSTLQTSYMKYFRSKTDALSNATTIPFFTFAGDSWSDGTASYILGGLYLSTFGKNDGVVTVDNAKLPGGRVVKVGPWDHAKVRTGSYVFSLIQPYLQANTPALNQEAEALSAASALTASALQSSYSEIDNSYFIRGGDYNGKASEILTIENGVKSIDLDWISDKRVSQLELIKPDGTREIINLKAGYDDEIFAGAWHHNAVIQNPKPGAYKLNVTLADQGAYLLIARYHAVQVPELKYKFNAVGPKLNLEPQDSKDSTNTVTQVTYQVQYYGDPQQGTPLAPKGLTLQQKTVNPTGQIELSKADKPGLYSVTYEINGTTEAGYPYRRTAVQSIYIDADGNKYVH
- the nagA gene encoding N-acetylglucosamine-6-phosphate deacetylase is translated as MNSDESSGSITQLLYGQVVVGNDMIEKGVVVIQGQSIVYAGSEEDLPADWTSVDKASHTDGTAEAASMVRLEGGYLLPGFIDIHVHGGNGEDFMDSSPRVLDTITSFHGSQGTTAMLATTMTAPKEQIDRVLGEVHAYMAQPMPHAQLEGVHLEGPFISPNWPGAQNPQHIVPPNLAWMAEWEQRYPGLVRQLTLAPEREGALELITWLRSHDITAALGHTDATYEEVEQAAAAGLNHAVHAFNAMTPLHHRKPGAAGAVLADPRIEAEVIADGIHVHPAAISLLAKLKQNHNLILITDAMSATGLEDGHYTLGDVPVIVQDGVARLEDGVTLAGSTLTMIEGFRFLVQQVGLSIPEASQMASLNPAQSLNIHDRTGSLEVGKQADILLLDADLNLQGVWIKGMRQ
- a CDS encoding DUF4340 domain-containing protein; translation: MRKWIPTVLLLVVLGAGIIYAKSQNFFREQAPAARQLVQLTKEDIASFAITGKDGTTVELAQRDGKWSMSKPQPYPLNGYTIDNWLAAILDVKLGETVESSPKDVAKYGISATDDRIEIKTRKGDVHTFAFGETLPSGDAAYVLSDKKEVASVPIDTLSGLLLGTADFTDTTPFDWDDAKLSGIEWEGQKASWMLRSSGNSQAGDSASTSWTLNGKSIASDTATSLSQQIKNLASNQSLRKASELSKPVHRFTLSVSLDQDDSQLVYQGWTLADDPNTVWVVPPQSNWAYGLPVADVNRIEQNGHDQAQTKK